In a genomic window of Quercus lobata isolate SW786 chromosome 4, ValleyOak3.0 Primary Assembly, whole genome shotgun sequence:
- the LOC115984946 gene encoding uncharacterized protein LOC115984946 codes for MSSPEPDEVLYAYIAVAPHAVSLVLIRDDNGLQKPVYYVSKSLHEVEVRYLPLEKAILAVVHVMRKLPHYFQAHTMVVLTQLPLKSVLQTADYTGRIAIWSTILGAFDIKYIPQTSIKGQVLADLVAEFAEPPVETVAKECNMDGKLVEVIFTPGPPCWKVYVDGVANQMRSGVGLILVSPEKTIIEKSLRLGFSATNNEAEYEALLQGMAMVRKMGGKAVEMFSDLRLVVGQVKDELEARDVRMQEYLSQVKRLQLDFNLFNLSHVSQSGNTHADLLTMLATSSAGGLPRIILIEHHDRANEVAKGMVYIHEVRVGPSWMDPTVRFLKDDVLPEEKLEAEKIRRNASRFWLSEDHKLYKRSYSGPYLLCIHPEATELLLEEMHEGICRSHTGRRSLSQPLPRDIGGRGCKRKPWNMLKSVTTAKGPFPKAARNKRYLLVDTDYFTKWIKAKPLANIRDVDAKKFIWRNIVTRFGVPRTLVSDNGLQFDNKAFKRYCCELGITNRYSTPANP; via the exons atgtctagtcctgaGCCCGATGAAGTCCTATACGCATATATTGCTGTGGCCCCCCATGCTGTGAGCTTAGTGCTAATACGAGATGACAATGGCCTTCAAAAGCCAGTCTATTACGTGAGCAAGTCACTGCATGAAGTTGAGGTCAGATACTTACCCCTggagaaggccatactggctGTGGTCCATGTTATgcgaaagcttccccattatttccaagcccACACAATGGTTGTTCTAACCCAACTACCCTTGAAGTCCGTACTTCAGACCGCTGATTACACTGGAAGAATTGCCATATGGAGCACAATCTTGGgagcttttgacatcaagtacataCCTCAGACCTCCATAAAGGGCCAGGTCCTAGCTGACTTGGTGGCTGAATTTGCTGAACCACCAGTAGAAACAGTAGCAAAGGAGTGCAACATGGATGGGAAATTAGTTGAGGTAATCTTTACGCCAGGACCCCCATGTTGGAAGGTGTACGTCGATGGCGTAGCAAATCAAATGAGGTCCGGAGTGGGGCTAATCCTAGTATCTCCTGAAAAGACTATCATAGAAAAATCCCTAAGACTTGGGTTCTCGGCCacgaacaacgaagccgaatacgaGGCCTTGTTACAAGGAATGGCCATGGTGCGGAAGATGGGAGGAAAAGCGGTAGAGATGTTCTCGGACTTGAGACTAGTAGTGGGCCAAGTAAAGGACGAGTTGGAAGCCAGAGATGTGAGGATGCAAGAGTACTTAAGCCAGGTCAAACGCTTGCAGTTAGACTTCAATCTTTTCAACCTGTCACACGTCTCCCAAAGTGGAAACACCCATGCAGATTTGTTAACCATGcttgctacctcctcggcaggAGGTCTGCCTCGAATTATTCTTATCGAGCATCATGATAGAGCAAATGAGGTTGCAAAAGGCATGGTCTATATCCATGAGGTTAGAGTGGgtcctagctggatggaccctacaGTAAGGTTCCTCAAAGATGATGTCCTGCCTGAAGAGAAATTAGAGGCTGAAAAAATACGAAGAAACGCCTCTCGGTTCTGGTTGTCTGAAGATCACAAATTGTATAAGCGCTCCTATTCTGGGCCATATTTACTGTGCATTCACCCAGAAGCAACAGAGTTACTGCTTGAAGAGATGCATGAAGGGATTTGTAGGAGTCACACAGGACGAAGATCTCTGTCGCAGCCATTACCAAGGGATATTGGTGGCCGGGGATGCAAAAGAAAGCCTTGGAATATGTTAAAAAGTGTGACCACTGCCAAAG GCCCTTTCCCAAAGGCAGCAAGAAATAAGAGATATCTGCTGGTCGAcacagattacttcaccaaatggatCAAAGCTAAGCCATTGGCAAACATCAGAGATGTGGATGCtaagaaattcatctggagaaacATTGTTACACGATTTGGGGTCCCTCGTACCCTCGTTTCAGATAATGGACTCCAATTTGACAACAAGGCCTTCAAAAGATACTGCTGCGAGCTGGGGATCACTAACAGGTACTCAACCCCAGCTAATCCTTaa